The genomic region GAGGTGCTGACGGGCGCATGAACCGTCAGCCTGACGTGGCCTGGCCGCGCCGTCAGAAAGCCCTTTCGCATCACGAAGCGCGTGCCGGTGATCGACAGCGGCACAATCGGCAGCCCGGCTTCCATGGCCAGCAGGAAGCTGCCGGCCTTGAACCGCCCGACACGCCCATCCGCGCTGCGAGTGCCCTCGGGAAAGATGATGAGCGATAATCCGTCGCCGAGCAACTGACGCCACCGCTGGAGAATGACCGGAGCATCCGGATGGCGCCGGTCGACCAGCAGATGACCGGTGCGCCGGAGGTGCCAGCCGAGAAAGGGAAACGACCCGAGCGACTGCTTGGCGGTGATCCGCAGTTGAAACGGCAGCGCCCAGAACACAACCGGGATGTCGTAGATGCTCTGGTGATTCGAGACGAAGACGTACGTCCTACCCGGCGTCAACTGCTCCAGCCCGCTCACCTCCACTTGAACGCCCGTGGTCACCAGGATCAGGCGGGACCACAGCCGCGCGCACCCATGTGCGAACCGCCCGCTTCGATCGACGAAACTCGAGAGCACCGAGAACGTCCCGAGCACGATCGAGTAGACGGTGATCGCGGGGATCAGGAAGAAAACCGTCCGCCACCAGTGATACGACGGAACGCTCACGTGCCGTTGGGCCCAGCCGCGGGCAACCCGGCTGGTTGAGGCGCGTTCTTCGAAC from Acidobacteriota bacterium harbors:
- a CDS encoding lysophospholipid acyltransferase family protein encodes the protein MSVPSYHWWRTVFFLIPAITVYSIVLGTFSVLSSFVDRSGRFAHGCARLWSRLILVTTGVQVEVSGLEQLTPGRTYVFVSNHQSIYDIPVVFWALPFQLRITAKQSLGSFPFLGWHLRRTGHLLVDRRHPDAPVILQRWRQLLGDGLSLIIFPEGTRSADGRVGRFKAGSFLLAMEAGLPIVPLSITGTRFVMRKGFLTARPGHVRLTVHAPVSTSESPGRPDTAAARRLGAQVRSVVEARVAAEDQGLGTWPSN